The proteins below come from a single Oncorhynchus gorbuscha isolate QuinsamMale2020 ecotype Even-year linkage group LG12, OgorEven_v1.0, whole genome shotgun sequence genomic window:
- the allc gene encoding allantoicase, producing the protein MADRKAVKIVSDQPDFLQFNNLACETAGGNVIFATDEWFAPASNLLKREPPEFIASAFTEYGKWMDGWETRRKRIPGHDWCIIQLGVPGIIHGLDVDTSFFTGNYSPFASVQAACLDEAPALTLEGDRTGMAASDSQFEAVAKLHSESWEELVPVTELKPGYSDTCHNYFPITYPSRVTHLRLNMYPDGGIARLKVYGVGQKDWSALPTQDQLDLVALVNGGVCLGYSDAHFGHPRNMIGLGRSANMGDGWETARRLDRPKNLQVDGKGILQVPGYEWAVLRLGHPGVISQIEIDTNHFKGNFPDSCKIEACHLTPEEEGKYVSGRWSSDPGNKWRVLLQPQKLQAHHRHFYSCDSLALSGPVSHVRLVIAPDGGVSRLRLWGRPTSTRHTSKL; encoded by the exons GTTATTTTTGCGACAGACGAATGGTTTGCACCAGCTAGCAatcttctgaag AGAGAGCCACCAGAGTTCATAGCGTCTGCATTCACCGAGTACGGAAAATGGATGGACGGCTGGGAGACGAGAAGGAAAAGAATACCTG GTCATGACTGGTGCATCATCCAGCTGGGTGTACCTGGCATCATACATGGCCTGGATGTGGACACGTCCTTCTTTACTGGAAACTACTCGCCCTTTGCCTCTGTTCAGGCTGCATGTCTGG ATGAGGCTCCAGCACTGACCCTGGAGGGAGACCGCACTGGCATGGCTGCTTCCGACAGTCAGTTTGAAGCAGTTGCTAAG TTGCACTCTGAGTCGTGGGAGGAGCTTGTCCCTGTGACAGAGCTGAAACCTGGATACTCCGACACCTGTCATAACTACTTCCCAATCACCTACCCCAGCAGAGTCACCCACCTACGACTCAACATGTACCCAG ATGGGGGGATTGCTAGACTGAAGGTCTATGGCGTTGGGCAGAAAGACTGGTCTGCCCTGCCCACACAGGACCAGCTGGACCTGGTGGCCCTGGTCAACGGTGGGGTCTGTCTGGGCTACAGCGACGCCCACTTTGGCCACCCCCGGAATATGATTG GTTTGGGAAGATCTGCAAACATGGGCGATGGATGGGAGACAGCCCGTCGACTGGACAGACCCAAAAACCTACAG GTGGATGGGAAGGGCATCCTACAGGTACCAGGTTATGAGTGGGCCGTTCTCAGACTGGGGCATCCCGGAGTCATCAGCCAAATTGAGATAGACACCAACCACTTCAAag GAAACTTCCCAGACTCCTGTAAGATAGAAGCGTGCCATCTGACCCCGGAGGAGGAAGGGAAGTATGTGAGTGGCAGGTGGAGCAGCGATCCAGGAAACAAATGGCGGGTGCTTCTGCAACCTCAGAAA CTGCAGGCCCATCACAGGCACTTTTACTCATGTGACTCGCTGGCGCTGTCTGGGCCGGTCAGTCACGTGCGTCTGGTCATCGCCCCAGATGGAGGGGTCAGCCGACTCAGACTCTGGGGGCGTCCGACTTCCACAAGACACACGTCCAAACTGTGA